From Aegilops tauschii subsp. strangulata cultivar AL8/78 chromosome 5, Aet v6.0, whole genome shotgun sequence:
GATCATATCCCAGAGATGTCTCCCCTCAAGCATCACCCATGAGAAGGGCCCAGTCTCCGTAGTTGGTATGGGTCAGCATCGGCCAAGGGTTTCTATCACCGCCATCGTGCACCACACGCATCACATGGTGCAATGGATCCTCACCTCCGCCACCAATGATCTACACATGTGGTGCCGTGCCCGGGGACGAAGCGATCTTCAACTTGTTGTAGTCGTCACCTATCTCTCAACCTTGCTCTGATGCCAAATGTTAGCACTCATAATTCCTCACACACTCTTGATCTTTTCTCTCTATAACCCGAGGTGGACGACGAGCAAAGAAGAACAGATGAACTCTGAAGATTTTGTGCAGCACACTGAATGCTGCTTTCCTCTCTTCCTTTCATTTTCAACAGAAAGCAAACGTGCAGCGGGTCTTGCCCCCTTACCGGATCATGCCATCCCACGATCGAGAAAAAGTACTACTAGCCTACAATTGCTCCCCGGGATCGTACATGCCACGTCCTCAGGCGTCGCTAACTAACTAACCAGAAAACGGTTAACTGAAAATACTGAAGAAACAACAGCTAGAAAATGCTGCCATGGCAGCGTTTCTGTCTGCCCAAATCGCTGCATTGGTAGCGAAAACTACTAACTATGCCACACTAGTTTATTTGCTAACAACGCACAGGGAACAACCGCCCATCCACACGCCACTCCGCGTTGTGCGCACGCAACTCGACATCTCGGGCCACGCCGTCTGCTACCAGCGTAGACTCTCTGTGACGAAGATGGACTGCGCCACCGAAGACAACCACGGGAGATGTGGCCAACCTCCCCATAGCGCACACACACCATGTTGTTAGTGTAGGCCCTAGCGATGTGGTCTGCCTCACCACAGTTGTACCAACAACCGTACATCATGACCACATTGTGCTGGTTCCGCTGAGTGTGCGAGCCGATGTGGCAGGCAAGAGGTAGGGAGCACCGCCAAATGGCGTGGGCGTGGGGGAGGGGTCGAGGGCACTAGTCTGGTGAGCGCTGGTTCCGCTGAGTGTGCCAGCCGACAATATCAAGTACATCAGGAGAACCCCCGCAGAAACCTACCGACTGGCCTAGGGCGAGGGGGCTAGCAGCGAACTCCGCCATGGGCATCACAAGCGAGcggagggggaggggcgggggaAGCGTGGTGTGGGAGCACGAGGGCGAAGAGGAACTGGAGAACTTGACCTAAGTCAGCATGGGGTGGATGGAAGATCCAGAGTGGAGACTGTTAGAGCGCTAGGGATGGACGTTGGTGCTAGAGTGGCAGCCGGCGAGAAGGGGAGCGCTAGGCAAGGAGAGCGCTAGCTTGACTGACCATGGTTGCATGGTTAGGAGGGCAGTAGTCTCAGTCCCCACGGGATCAAAACCCTAGGTTTGATGCTTTGGGGTATCGTAAAGGTGAAATATTCTTTGAACATGAGGCGATGTCCCCGGCAACAGAGAGACACTTGTGGTGACCCATCGCCTAGTCTTCTGAAGGTACTGATATGAGTAGGGTATGCATGTGTTCATGAGGGTGGAtgtatgtactccctctgtcccaaatttttTGTCTTacatttgtctaaatacggatgtatctagttacgttttagtgttagatacatctgtatctagacaaatttaaaacaagaattttgggacggaggaagtatatGTTCATGGGTGTGGAAGTGCTATCTTTTCTAATGAAATACTCTCTCCATATCGAAATATAAGACCCTTTCTGACAGTATTATAGTTATATTTGATACAGAAGGAGTAAAAACCTTCCTTATggtaaaaagaaacaaaaaacaaaactTTGTTGTGGCACGAAAAACAAGCACATccactaagagcatctccaacagtcGTGCTATCTTCGCCGCGCGCTAGAAAAACTCGCCTTTTTGCGCGCGCGGAGCTGAAACGAGCGCTCCAGCAGCCGTGCAATAATCGCGTGCGCGGTAAACTTGGTTCAGCGCGCAGAGGAAAAACGGCATCGCGCGCGGTATATTTGCTGCGCCCGCTCCCGTGTGCTGGACATCGACGATTCGCGCGCGACTTCACAAACCGCCAGATCTGAGACCTCTAGGAGCTGGCGTCGCCGCCCGCACCTTCCCCATTTGCTCCGGTGACCCATCGGGGCTTCCCTCGCCTATCCTCGTTTGCCGCCGCTgcttcctccacctcctctcctcgccgccgcccgtcgAGCGCACCATTCCCTCAATGAACAGTGCCCAACGGCCATTTGCAACTCGGCGCCCGCAAGGTGTTTGACAAAATGCTTGCAAGGTATGTATTGCTTCCACTTTATATTTTATAGATGAATTTGATGCATGTTATTTTGTAGTTTTAAACTAGTTTCAATTCAATATTGTAGCTGAGTTCGTCCTACAGTTCTTTCGACGAAGAATTTGATATTCAAGAGGAGGAGGACCTCGCAATGATCCTAGCTATGCACGTAAATAAAAAGCCGAAGCACAGTGGTTTGGTTATCGGTCGTCAGAAATTGTGGAGGAATAAGATCGACGCCCACAACAGATTGATGAGGAACTATTTTGCGGAGAATACCACATACCCCGAGTCCTACTTTTGGCGTCATTTTAGGATGAGCATCGAGTTGTTCAAACGCATTGCAGAGAAACTGACGAGTCATGATCGATTTTTCTAGTAAAGGAGGAATGCCGCCGGAGAACCCGGGCATAACACCTTTCAAAAGGTGACCTCCGCTTTGCGTATGTTGGCATACGATATTCTGACGGATCTCGTTGATGACCACTTGGCCATGGGTGAGTCAAGTCATCATGTGTGTCAAGCGCTTCGCAGTCAGAATTGTGCAAGTGTTTGGTCCGGAATATTTGACAGCTCCCAATGTTGGAGACACCGTAAGGCTTTTGGAGATGAACAAAACTCACGGGTTCCAAGTATGCTTGGCTCAAtagattgcatgcattggagTTGGAAGAACTGTCCTAAGGCATGGCATGGACAATTCCACGGTCACATAAAGGGTTCCACTATAATCCTTGAAGCAGTGGCCTATTAGGAAACTTGGATTTGGCATGCTTTTTTGGGAATGCCTGGATTTTTGAATGACATCAACGTTCTTAATCGGTCATCACTCATTAATAAGATTGCAAATGGTGAAACTACACCGGTGGAGTTTGTAGCAAATGACTATACATACAACTATGGCTACTTTCTTGCGGATGGCATCTATCAAAGATGGCAAACATTTGTGAAGCCGTTGACGGCACCGCAAGGTAAGAAAAATCTTGATTTCCACATTGCTCAGGCGGCGGCTAGGAAAGATGTGGGGAGAGTTTTTGGGATTTTGCAAGCCCAATTTGCTATTGTGAGAGGACCGGCTAGATTTTGGGATCAAAGGTTCTTTGGTACATCATGAACGCTCGTGTGATCATGCATAAAATGATCATCGAGAATGAGCGTGGGCAAAATTTAGACTATTCTCAGTATGAGTTGTTGGGACGTCCCGTGCGAGCGCAGAGGAGGGCTGTGAGGGTGGCCCGATTTATTGCATCCTATTATGTCATTCGACGTGCCGAAACGCATGATGATCCTCAGAAGGATCTAATCGGGGAATGGTAGGTATGGAATGGACGACAAAACTAATTTGATGTTGTATTGTTGAACTATTGGTTGTATTGAGAGATAAACTATTGTTTGAGTTGTAATAATTGTTAAACTATTTAATTTATTAGTTTTTTTTTATCTTCTTGGTTCTATATAAAATAAGAATGTTTATGCTGGACGCGCTGTAATTTTAGTGCGTCCGCTGGAACTATAGTCCATTTGAAGACGCTCTAAGGCGGACACGAGTGATGACAAACTGAACCGCGCAGCATGGAGTCCCGACAACTAATCGTAGAGTATCTCCGTGTCCTCCCAGTCCAACTGCATCCGCTCCAGATTCGGTCCCAAAAACGTGATTCTAGTTATCTCAGAATCTTTGGACAACCGCAGTCCACAAAATCATCGCCGCTTAAAATGCCAAGAAAAACGACCGCTCCGAACAACGAGGTCTCGACAAGAAGATCCGCCCTCTCGATGGCTTCAACTCATGCACAGCGTGGATTTCTCTAGTACATCTCAACCCAACTCGGCAGTTAAGTAATAATTACTGTACTACTAGTAACTACTACTGTAGATCAAAGCCGCATCGTTTCTTCTTCTTCCAGCGCCGCCGCTCCTCCTCCGTCAGGTACAGCAGCATTTCATCTGGTTAGTGTATCTGTTTCCTCTTGTTCCTGGATGGAAGTTGTTCTTTTCATCCTCTTCTTGCTTGGACTGGCTTCGAACCTTCCCTGACACTTGATGTGTTGTCCCTTGAAACTGTTGGTTTTCTTTTCATTTTTACGCATCTAGAGTGGGAGCTTTTCTGAGTCAACGCAAGATTACATGAAGAAAGGCAGGTGTCTTCAGGAGTGACGTGGCTTGATCCAGCCCGCTAGAAAATTTACTGACGGTCAAGATCGACAGAAATTCAGCGCGGTGGGGTTGTGGCCAACCAACCGTGTAAACTGGGAATCTAGTGGTTCTCCAAATGGGCGAAAAGAAACACAGAGTCGTGATAATCATGCACTGATCTGGAGAATCTGTCCAACTGCCCTCCAGATCCGAAGTCAAAGGGGATCATAGTTTGCCACCCCTACAATATTTACACAGCTGTGCTCCTACTTGAACAATGGAGTGCCTGATTAATCAATTAACTAATTCTCGTGTATCATCAGCTcaggtagtagtagtagtagtagtatagGAGGAGGAGAACCACAACAACCACCGCTGATCTgaacacacatatatatatatcaagaCAGAGAGGACACAATGCATTGAGTTCTTTCAAGGAAGAGAAGGATCCTTCTTCGTCTTCGTCTTCTCTTCTCGAGGTGTGTGCTCTTCTTATCCTGCTCCTCTTACATCTGTCTATGATGGATTTAGTTTTTTTTTTGGACTGCAAATATGTTGCTATCCACATGGACAAACTGTTGTGTGGTTCTCTTCATTTTGACAAGGTATTCGCTGCCGAATTCTTGGATCCATGTGAGCTCAAACGCCGATCGGGTCTCACTTTTCTCCATCGTGTCTCTGAAGCAATAAATAAGAATACAGAGTTCATACTTGTGGGAGAAAGAAACAGGACAAGATTCAGTGCCCATTTCTTGGTGGAATCCTCACTCCTCTTCCCTGCCCTTCGTCAATGGTCCTTTTCTTGGATAGCCTAGTTGAAAGAGATGGTTTGGGTTCTTTATATCTGACCAATGAGTGTGATACTCTACCTCTCCTGCTTACATTCAACATTTTACGCGAATCACACACATAGGTTTAATTTTTCATGATTTGATTTAATTCGCGTGGAGGTCATTGTCACACGTACAATTATTCCAACCGCTGATGCGTGCACCATTTGTCCATTTCTTGGCCCCATTACAAAAAAAAATCTTCCTCCCCATAAAGCCCCAACTCCATTGGTGATCTCCGTATGGAAAGACGCCGCAAATTTCCAATAGCTGTGTGAGTCAAACTCGTGCAGATCAGGTTGGACTTTGATTGAAAAGATCCCATTTGATCTCCAGCTTTTGTGAGCTGTATCACTATAAAATCCCCCATGGCCATGGACCATGCTCTGGCATGTGCTTCTTCTTTGGTTCCCTGCCAAGAGGTACTCCCACCTACATCCTACTCTTACTCCTGTTGGATGTTCGGCTCGGATTTGGGCTCATCTAGTCatattttctttcctttttcgtTCCCTGGATAATCTCATCTGTGGTAATTGGCATCTTATCGACTTCCCTGCTCAAGTTAGGTtctcaatgattggatgctctaatgattattattattttcaagtTTTCCTTCTTTTCTGCCCTGATATTTGCTCCTCGTAACAATCAAGAGCTCCAAATCTTTCAGTTCATGCAAGCTTTGCAGGAAAAAAGAAACCATGGTTTCATTATCCAAATCGGTAACTTGAAATATCTGACGAACGTGATTCTTGCAGGTGGTTGAAGGTTCCCTGCTGAATTCCTTGCTCTCCATCAAACAAGGCCTCAACATGTTCATCATAGAGGACAAAGGGGGCGCCATTGCCATCATGTGCGCCTCCCTCTTTTTCCTGGGCACGTGGCCAGCGGTGCTCACCCTCTTGGAGCGCCGGGGACGGCTGCCGCAGCACACATACCTCGACTACTCCATAACGAACCTCCTTGCCGCCGTCCTCATCGCGCTTACCTTCGGCCAGCTTGGGGATGCAAAGCACAACATGCCCAATTTTTTCACTCAGCTCAGTCAGGTGAGCTATCTTGGTGCAGGAAAAACTTGGGGATTCGTTGGTTGGCTGTTTGCTGATTCTGAATGAACTTTATGATGAAGGACAACTGGCCTTCAGTGATGTTTGCAATGGCAGGGGGTGTTGTGCTCAGTGTTGGGAACCTCTCTACACAGTATGCTTGGGCATATGTGGGTCTCTCAGTCACTGAGGTTATCAGCTCAAGCATGGTTGTTGTAATAGGTAAAGCTGATCTCCTCTACTACTTAAAGTGCAATGAATACATTTGATGATGGTTATTTTTCTTCTGATGATGCATGTGAGTCACAGATTTCTTGATCACAatctttattcatatataagcattacAGGAGGGGCTCAATTATTTAACACTAGTTATCTGACACGTCGAGTTGCTTTTTTTAGACATAAAAGTTCGAGTTGCTTTTTTCAGCTAAAAGTTAAAGTTGCCTGAGCAAATTGGTCTATCAATCTTAGTCAGCTCACTTCATCAAGATTTAAACAGCTGAAGAATTGCAAACCATTGATGGCAATAAAAGCATTCTTTGAAATTTCATTAAAAATCATTCATTGAATTCCATCGCATTCTGGAAAAAGAAATTAGCGTTCACAATAAGAGGACAACAAACTATCACTTAAAGAACATTCTTCCGATAATTCAGTAGCTACACCAAACTAATCGTTGCTCCACTATTATCCTGTGTGTCCTAATCGAAGAATCTGGCAAATTATGGGCCGCCTTTTTCTTTCTTGGATATTTATTCCATCAAGTTGCATGTTGTATTTTCAGGCACGACACTAAATTACTTCCTGGACAACCGCATCAACAGGGCAGAGATTCTTTTCACTGGAGTGGCATGCTTCCTTGTTGCAGTCATCCTTGGCTCTGCTGTTCATGCTTCCAATGCGGCTGACAATGAAAAGAAACTCAGTGAATCCACAAATACCTACAAACTTGGGTAAACTCTTCCCACTTTCTTGCACAGTTTTTGCAGTGCCGAGTAACTGAAACATCTTAACCACTTTTTAACTTGCCTACGTTAGGTGCTTTTGGGGTCCATCTTCATCTTATATTCCTTGCTCTAATCATCATAATGCGTACTTTTACAGGACGGATGGAGGTACGGAGAGAGGCAAACAAGTTATAGACAAAGGTATAAAATATGGTGCATAATTGTATGAACTACTGGCACTGTTGATGTTGCAGTTACAGATTTTAATCTTAACTTTGTCTATTTCAGATGCTCCGAAGGACATGGAGAATGGAGCTTCTGCAGAGTGTGACACCAAAGCCGAAGCTGGAACTGCAGAATACCTAATTGAGCTCGAAGAGCGCCGTTCAATTAAGGTAACTGTAATTCCGTCatacaatcattactgtagaatAATTCAGATAGTATTTGATCTTTGTCCTGAACCTTGTGCTCAAAACAGAGAAGCATAATTGTCACCACTAAACTTTTTCTGAACTGTAAGACCACTGAACTGATCTGGTAAAACTTCTTACTTTTCTAGGTATTTGGATCAAGCACCTTTATAGGGCTTGGGATAGTTTTCTTTTCTGGCGTCTGCTTCTCTCTCTTCTCCCCGGCGATCAACTTGGCTACCAATGACCAGTGGCACACCCTGAAAGATGGTGTCCCGCATTTGGTGGTCTACACCGCCTTCTTCTACTTCTCCATTTCGTGTTTTGTCGTCGGTATCGGGTTGAACATCTTGTTCCTCTACCGTCCAATGGCGGGCGTGCCCAAGTCATCCTTCAAGGCCTATCTGAATGACTGGGAAGGCAGGCAATGGGCTCTTCTTGCCGGCTTCCTTTGCGGTTTCGGAAATGGCTTCCAATTCATGGGTGGTCAGGCTGCTGGTTATGCAGCTGCTGATGCTGTTCAGGTTTGTCCAATTAATGCTTAGCCTTCAGAGAAAAGAGGAAACTTTTCTGCACCTTTGATTCTAACTGTTTCAGCATTGCTGTTCATCAGGCATTGCCACTTGTGAGCACATTTTGGGGTATCCTGCTATTCGGGGAGTACCGAAAGTCGTCGAAGAAAACGTATACTCTGCTCGTGTTCATGCTGCTCATGTTTATCGCCGCTGTAGCAACACTCATGGCTTCAGCAGGTCACAGGAGCACAAAGTGATCTGCTGCCCCATCCTTTCATCAGTTATTCTAGTTTGCAACTCTTCCTGACACAAGGCGAAGAAATCCAGACAGGAAGACAAGGCACTTGAGCCCTTGACCAAGGAAGCAGGCCATGCCAACACAAAGTGAATTCCATTCATAAAGTTTTCGTTTGAATGGAGCTGTACATAACCACAAAAATGGCAAATGTTGATGCATTTTGATTTCAAGTTAGTGCAGGatattatatattatatataAAAGGATGTGTTGTTCGTTCTAAAAGTCTATAGCCAATAGTACTAGGAAGCAGGACTCGCCAGAATGCTACGAAAGATCACTATGAAGTTATTATGTTTGATTTGGATGCAGTTTAGCTTCAAAATCAAGAGTTTGAAATGGTGGGAATT
This genomic window contains:
- the LOC109779655 gene encoding ureide permease 1 isoform X2; protein product: MAMDHALACASSLVPCQEVVEGSLLNSLLSIKQGLNMFIIEDKGGAIAIMCASLFFLGTWPAVLTLLERRGRLPQHTYLDYSITNLLAAVLIALTFGQLGDAKHNMPNFFTQLSQDNWPSVMFAMAGGVVLSVGNLSTQYAWAYVGLSVTEVISSSMVVVIGTTLNYFLDNRINRAEILFTGVACFLVAVILGSAVHASNAADNEKKLSESTNTYKLGTDGGTERGKQVIDKDAPKDMENGASAECDTKAEAGTAEYLIELEERRSIKVFGSSTFIGLGIVFFSGVCFSLFSPAINLATNDQWHTLKDGVPHLVVYTAFFYFSISCFVVGIGLNILFLYRPMAGVPKSSFKAYLNDWEGRQWALLAGFLCGFGNGFQFMGGQAAGYAAADAVQALPLVSTFWGILLFGEYRKSSKKTYTLLVFMLLMFIAAVATLMASAGHRSTK
- the LOC109779655 gene encoding ureide permease 1 isoform X3, with protein sequence MFIIEDKGGAIAIMCASLFFLGTWPAVLTLLERRGRLPQHTYLDYSITNLLAAVLIALTFGQLGDAKHNMPNFFTQLSQDNWPSVMFAMAGGVVLSVGNLSTQYAWAYVGLSVTEVISSSMVVVIGTTLNYFLDNRINRAEILFTGVACFLVAVILGSAVHASNAADNEKKLSESTNTYKLGTDGGTERGKQVIDKDAPKDMENGASAECDTKAEAGTAEYLIELEERRSIKVFGSSTFIGLGIVFFSGVCFSLFSPAINLATNDQWHTLKDGVPHLVVYTAFFYFSISCFVVGIGLNILFLYRPMAGVPKSSFKAYLNDWEGRQWALLAGFLCGFGNGFQFMGGQAAGYAAADAVQALPLVSTFWGILLFGEYRKSSKKTYTLLVFMLLMFIAAVATLMASAGHRSTK
- the LOC109779655 gene encoding ureide permease 1 isoform X1; amino-acid sequence: MLWHVLLLWFPAKRYSHLHPTLTPVGCSARIWAHLVIFSFLFRSLDNLICGNWHLIDFPAQVVEGSLLNSLLSIKQGLNMFIIEDKGGAIAIMCASLFFLGTWPAVLTLLERRGRLPQHTYLDYSITNLLAAVLIALTFGQLGDAKHNMPNFFTQLSQDNWPSVMFAMAGGVVLSVGNLSTQYAWAYVGLSVTEVISSSMVVVIGTTLNYFLDNRINRAEILFTGVACFLVAVILGSAVHASNAADNEKKLSESTNTYKLGTDGGTERGKQVIDKDAPKDMENGASAECDTKAEAGTAEYLIELEERRSIKVFGSSTFIGLGIVFFSGVCFSLFSPAINLATNDQWHTLKDGVPHLVVYTAFFYFSISCFVVGIGLNILFLYRPMAGVPKSSFKAYLNDWEGRQWALLAGFLCGFGNGFQFMGGQAAGYAAADAVQALPLVSTFWGILLFGEYRKSSKKTYTLLVFMLLMFIAAVATLMASAGHRSTK